One Algibacter sp. L3A6 genomic region harbors:
- a CDS encoding aconitate hydratase: protein MAFDIDMIKEVYTKMAQRVDKARSIVGKPLTLSEKILYSHLWDGNPTKAFSRGKDYVDFAPDRIACQDATAQMALLQFMQAGKTKVAVPTTVHCDHLIQAKDGAATDLKHANSVSSEVFNFLESVSNKYGIGFWKPGAGIIHQVVLENYAFPGGMMIGTDSHTVNAGGLGMVAIGVGGADAVDVMAGMAWELKFPKLIGVKLTGKLSGWTAPKDVILKVAGILTAKGGTGAIVEYFGPGATSMSCTGKGTICNMGAEIGATTSTFGYDESMERYLRATDRSDVADAANAVKEHLTGDAEVYANPEQYFDELIEINLSELSPLLNGPFTPDLSTPVGKDMNEKATANEWPLKVEWGLIGSCTNSSYEDLSRASSIAQQALDKGLKMKSELGINPGSEQVRYTADRDGILGIFENLDAKIFTNACGPCIGQWARYSDPKNAPKNSIVHSFNRNFAKRADGNPNTHAFVASPEITAAIAIAGRLDFNPMTDKLINENGEEVMFDEPTGWELPPKGFEVKDNGYLAPEADGSHVQVKVAEDSERLQLLTPFTPLGNNISGAKLLIKAFGKCTTDHISMAGPWLRFRGHLDNISNNCLIGAVNAFGQKTNFVKNQITGDFGGVPDTARAYKAAGIKTIVVGDHNYGEGSSREHAAMEPRHLGVAAVIVKSFARIHETNLKKQGMLGLTFANESDYDLIQEDDTFNFTDLNAFAPDKQLTLEVVHADGSKDVIKLNHTYNDAQIDWYNEGSALNLIKKENGA from the coding sequence ATGGCATTTGACATCGACATGATTAAGGAGGTTTATACCAAAATGGCTCAACGTGTAGACAAAGCACGAAGCATTGTAGGTAAACCATTAACACTTTCTGAAAAGATTTTATATTCTCACTTGTGGGACGGAAACCCTACCAAAGCATTCTCGCGAGGTAAGGATTATGTAGATTTTGCGCCAGATAGAATTGCTTGCCAAGATGCAACAGCACAAATGGCTCTTTTGCAATTTATGCAAGCCGGAAAAACTAAAGTCGCTGTACCAACAACGGTGCATTGCGATCACTTAATACAAGCTAAAGATGGTGCAGCAACCGATTTAAAACACGCCAACTCTGTGAGTAGCGAAGTTTTTAATTTCTTAGAATCTGTATCAAATAAATATGGTATTGGTTTTTGGAAACCAGGCGCCGGTATTATTCATCAAGTCGTTTTAGAAAATTATGCATTCCCAGGAGGAATGATGATTGGTACCGATTCCCACACAGTAAATGCTGGTGGTTTAGGTATGGTCGCAATTGGTGTTGGTGGAGCCGATGCGGTAGACGTTATGGCCGGAATGGCTTGGGAACTTAAATTCCCTAAATTAATTGGTGTTAAGTTAACTGGTAAATTATCAGGATGGACAGCGCCAAAAGATGTGATTTTAAAAGTAGCCGGAATTCTTACTGCAAAAGGAGGAACTGGAGCTATTGTAGAATACTTTGGACCTGGAGCAACATCAATGTCGTGTACAGGTAAAGGAACCATTTGTAATATGGGAGCCGAAATAGGCGCTACAACCTCTACTTTTGGGTACGATGAGTCTATGGAGCGTTATTTACGTGCAACCGATAGAAGCGATGTTGCAGATGCTGCAAACGCCGTTAAAGAACATTTAACGGGAGATGCTGAAGTATACGCAAACCCAGAACAATATTTCGATGAACTTATTGAAATTAATTTATCAGAATTAAGTCCATTATTAAACGGACCTTTCACGCCAGATTTATCTACGCCAGTTGGTAAGGATATGAATGAGAAAGCAACCGCTAACGAGTGGCCTTTAAAAGTAGAATGGGGTTTAATTGGTTCTTGTACCAACTCATCTTACGAAGATTTATCTCGTGCATCATCCATAGCACAACAAGCCTTAGATAAAGGTTTAAAAATGAAATCGGAACTAGGTATTAATCCAGGATCAGAGCAAGTACGCTACACAGCAGATCGTGATGGTATTTTAGGGATTTTCGAAAATCTAGATGCAAAAATATTTACAAATGCCTGCGGACCATGTATTGGACAATGGGCAAGATATAGCGATCCAAAAAACGCACCAAAAAACAGCATTGTACATTCGTTTAACCGAAACTTTGCTAAACGTGCCGATGGAAATCCAAATACACACGCCTTTGTAGCTTCTCCAGAAATTACTGCAGCCATTGCCATTGCAGGTCGTTTAGACTTCAATCCAATGACAGATAAGTTGATTAATGAGAATGGTGAAGAAGTGATGTTCGATGAGCCAACAGGATGGGAATTACCACCAAAAGGATTCGAAGTAAAAGATAATGGATACCTAGCACCAGAAGCCGATGGTAGCCACGTACAAGTAAAAGTAGCCGAAGATTCGGAGCGTTTACAATTATTAACACCATTTACACCGCTTGGTAACAATATCTCGGGAGCAAAACTATTAATAAAAGCCTTTGGCAAATGTACCACCGACCATATTTCTATGGCAGGACCATGGTTACGTTTCCGTGGGCACTTGGATAATATTTCAAACAACTGCTTAATTGGAGCCGTTAATGCATTTGGTCAAAAAACTAACTTTGTTAAAAACCAAATAACAGGCGATTTTGGAGGCGTGCCAGATACAGCGCGTGCTTACAAAGCAGCAGGAATTAAAACTATTGTTGTAGGAGACCATAATTATGGTGAAGGATCATCTCGCGAGCATGCAGCCATGGAGCCAAGACATTTAGGTGTTGCCGCTGTAATTGTAAAATCGTTTGCACGTATTCACGAAACAAACCTTAAAAAACAAGGGATGCTAGGTTTAACATTTGCTAACGAAAGCGATTACGATTTAATTCAAGAAGATGATACGTTCAACTTCACAGATTTAAACGCATTTGCACCAGACAAGCAATTAACCTTAGAGGTCGTTCATGCTGATGGTAGTAAAGATGTTATTAAATTGAATCACACTTATAACGATGCACAAATCGATTGGTATAACGAAGGTTCTGCCTTAAACCTAATTAAAAAAGAAAACGGAGCATAG